The Dioscorea cayenensis subsp. rotundata cultivar TDr96_F1 chromosome 21, TDr96_F1_v2_PseudoChromosome.rev07_lg8_w22 25.fasta, whole genome shotgun sequence genome includes a region encoding these proteins:
- the LOC120252553 gene encoding F-box/kelch-repeat protein At1g55270: MDAGSGRGVSNPRGVRVQAPLVDSVTCYCRVDAGLKTVVGARKFVPGAKLCIQPDIIPNRAKSRSSRKERSRNQAPLLPGLPDDLAISCLIRVPRVEHQNLRLVCKRWNRLLSGNYFYSLRQKLGMAEEWVYVIKRDRDGKISWHAFDPIYQLWQPLPPIPGDYSEALGFGCAVLSGCNLYLFGGKDPLRGSMRRVIFYNARTNKWHRAPDMLRKRHFFGSCVINNCIYVAGGECEGIQRTLRSVEVYDPNKGKWSLVADMSTAMVPFIGVVHEGKWFLKGLDSHRQVTSEVYAPTTNNWSIVSDGLVTGWRNPSISFDGRLYALDCRDGCRLRVYDGATDSWNKSVDSKLHLGSSRALEAAALVSINGKLCIIRNNMSISLVDILNHGAGVGPNSSLIWVTIAGKGQLKTFMTNLWSSIAGRNGLKSHIVHCQVLQV; the protein is encoded by the coding sequence GTCGATTCTGTAACATGCTATTGTAGGGTAGATGCAGGATTGAAAACCGTTGTTGGTGCTAGAAAATTTGTTCCAGGAGCTAAGTTATGTATCCAGCCTGATATAATACCCAACAGAGCAAAGTCTCGGAGCTCACGCAAGGAGAGGAGCAGAAATCAGGCGCCACTTTTACCTGGTCTTCCAGATGATCTTGCAATTTCTTGCCTAATCCGAGTTCCTAGAGTTGAGCACCAAAACCTTAGACTGGTTTGCAAGAGGTGGAATCGCCTTTTGTCTGGGAACTACTTTTACTCCCTCAGACAAAAGCTTGGAATGGCTGAGGAATGGGTTTATGTCATTAAAAGAGATCGGGATGGGAAGATATCTTGGCATGCTTTTGACCCTATCTACCAACTCTGGCAGCCTCTTCCACCTATTCCTGGAGATTATTCAGAAGCGCTTGGTTTTGGCTGTGCTGTTCTCAGTGGTTGTAACCTGTACTTGTTTGGTGGTAAAGATCCGCTGAGAGGCTCTATGAGGCGTGTCATCTTTTATAATGCCCGGACAAATAAATGGCACCGTGCTCCAGATATGCTCCGCAAGCGGCACTTCTTTGGTTCATGTGTTATAAATAACTGTATCTATGTTGCTGGTGGTGAATGTGAAGGTATTCAAAGAACTTTGCGTTCCGTTGAGGTATATGATCCCAATAAAGGCAAATGGAGTTTGGTTGCTGACATGAGCACCGCAATGGTGCCCTTTATCGGTGTTGTTCACGAAGGCAAGTGGTTCCTCAAAGGTCTTGATTCTCATCGGCAGGTTACAAGCGAAGTGTATGCACCTACAACTAATAATTGGTCTATTGTTAGCGATGGGCTGGTTACAGGATGGCGTAATCCAAGCATTTCATTCGATGGGAGACTTTATGCTCTGGACTGCAGAGACGGCTGCAGGCTCAGGGTATACGATGGAGCTACAGATTCGTGGAACAAATCCGTGGATAGCAAACTCCATCTGGGTAGCTCCCGAGCCCTGGAAGCTGCCGCGCTTGTTTCAATCAACGGGAAACTCTGTATTATCCGAAATAATATGAGCATCAGTCTTGTTGACATACTGAATCATGGGGCTGGCGTGGGACCTAACAGTTCTCTTATCTGGGTAACTATTGCTGGGAAAGGCCAACTTAAGACCTTCATGACAAACTTGTGGTCAAGCATTGCAGGGCGGAACGGCCTTAAAAGTCACATTGTTCACTGCCAAGTTCTTCAGGTCTAA